The Daphnia carinata strain CSIRO-1 chromosome 9, CSIRO_AGI_Dcar_HiC_V3, whole genome shotgun sequence nucleotide sequence GTAAGTTGAAACGTTGCGTGAACTCCTCACTGTCGAATTATAGTGCACACCTCAATACATTCAGATATGGAGACATCTTGAATTATCAAAGGCCGCAAAATTATGCTCGAGCCTACGTAACTTAAGTTTAGTAAATCAAGATAATGTACATTCGCCAactgtttttctgttgtcatgGCTACTGATAGCAGACGATGCAACTCTAgtgaacacattttttttttgttgacaaaaatgaaacgtgtAGTAGTAACCGGGATCGGACTAGTTACCCCGTTGGGTTGTGGCGCCAACAATGTTTGGAGTGCATTTTTGGCTGGAAATGTGGCATGTGGCTAGTGAATACGTCGCCCCGAACGAAATTCGTACCATGTCCCCAGCTTCACTGTTTGCTTTAGCAGCATCAATTGAAGCTGTTCAAGATGCTGGCATTGGAGAGTTTGGGGACATTCGAAAAAGAACCGGAGTTGCTGTAGGGATGGGAATGTCAGATTTAGAATACATAATTGAAACTGCTAACATTTTAAAGGATAGGGGTCCATCAAAAATTAGTCCTTACTTTGTACCACGAATATTAACAAACATGGCTGCAGGGATAATAAGCATCAAACATGGCTTTAAAGGCCCCAACCATTCGGTTTCTACAGCCTGTGCTACTGGAGCTCATTCCATAGGTATGTCTATTTACATTGATTCAGGTGGATGGAGGAAACTTGGCACTAATGGCGTCTATCATAGGTGATGCAACAAATTTTATTCGCCATGGGAATGCTACCGCAATGGTGTGCGGAGGAACGGAATCCTGTATCTCACCCTTGAGCATGGCTGGTTTCTCTCGTCTAAGAGCTTTATCCACAAAACATAATGACACCCCAGAAAAATCATCCAGACCTTTTGATGCACAACGCGACGGATTTGTGATGGGGGAAGGAGCAGGTGAACCGAAACTCCCAATTgcttaaaacaatttttgttaaGATTTAATTTTGCCTGTAGGCATTGTCTTTCTGGAAGAACTGGATTCTGCTTTATCGAGAAATGCGAAGATTTATGCAGAGATCTTGGGCTACGGCACGTCGGGAGATGCTTCCCACCTGACGGCACCTTCAGAAGGTATTGACGTGCTTATATGTTATCTGGGTCGACCATTCTTTATTATTGATTATATTTTCTAATTCAGATGGAAGGGGAGCCATTCAAGCAATGCAGAATGCCTTGACGGACGCAAAGTTGTCGGATGTCGACCGAGTAAGTTACGTTAACGCCCATGCAACTTCAACTCCTTTGGGTGATGCCATCGAAGTGGGCGCCATAAATCAAGTATTTTCCTCGCACGGTCAAGAAAAGCCGTGGGTTAGTTCGATGAAAGGTTCCCTCGGCCACGGGCAAGGCGCAGCTGGAGCCGTCGAAGCAATCTTGGCAATCTTGGCTCTCCATCACGCTATTTTACCTCCGAACCTCAATCTTGACAATCCTGATCCTTCGTTGCTCGATTTAGTTCGGTTTACACCTAGTCATCTATCGCACTGGCCACTGGAGCCCGGCCAACATCGCCGCATTTTACTAAAAAATTCCTTCGGTTTCGGTGGAACCAATGCTAGTTTGTGCATCGCATCTTTTTCGCCATAATTGTAATTATTCCATAATACCTTGATGCAAATAAATCTGTGAATTTAGAGTTCTATTCCATGCGTTATGCACGGTATTATCCACTTGAATACTTGATAGGAAGTTTGTGCAGATGATGACAAAGCTTTATTTCGAGTGGGCCCGTTCTGATCTACCAGCACGATTTGCATGATCAGCATTTCAACACCGGTCAACGTGCTTATTCGGAAATACTCCTTGTCATACCAAAACTTTCGTAACTCCTTTCGTCGTTCATTGTTAACCCATCTCTACATATTGCGTGTGTTTTTCACCATGTATTGCTGTTTTAGCCGTTGTGTGAACCATTTTTAGTAAAACGATTTTCCAGAGCGAGACTATAGCAAATGGAACATTTCTTGCGTGCCACAATGCCGGCTGTTTTTCTATTACGTATCAGCCACGTTTTTGCTCTATCGGCGGCCTTGATACTAAATTATGATCATTAGCTTAATTTATATCATGAATGGGCGAAAGTTTTCCTTAATTTACAACTACTttctaacaaaagaaatttgtgttaACTGCATATAAGTTCAGGGATAGTATGAAATGTCGAATATTGGAATTTAACTTAACTTCAATAAACTGCTTGATGGAAACATGTCCAGAGGACAAGGATTAGGTTCGTAATCAATACAGAGTACAGTCTTCTTTGGAAATAATACACtatttataaatgattttgcgtTGATTTGTCCTGATAGTATTATCCATCCGGTTGATTTgattcgtaatttttttttggctgcaaCAAAGAAACGCCAGGACGGAAGAAGTTGCGttggatgaaagaaaaacgtagcCAGAAGCGGCTGTCGGTGAAAAGCCCACAACAACGTTTAGCCGACAGGCAATTCAATATCAACTTTCTCCAACAGCATACTGTATGTAGGACTTCTTCATTGTATGCTTTCCAGATTTCTTGCCTGTCGTCTATCTCTTGGGTGTCTGTGGCTTTGTGCTCATTCTTTTTCGTAACGCCCGTTAAAAACCCTTTTGTGGCTAGgcaaagacgaaaaagaaaacggccaTCAGTTGCTCCCTAGCACTCGGTCCGACTAGACGTTTGGCAAGTTTTTGTCTTCACAACATTGATGTCGGTTCAGTTTTTGGTGATGTTGCGTGCGTGAACGTTAAACAGAACAACAAGGATGAACGAGTACAACTGGACACACTGGATCGGGACTAATTTGTGCGAACGATGTGCTGATCCGGAAAATTTGGACGATTCAGTTCAAGAACCAGATGAGTTCCAGTGCTGGTTGGATTTGTCTTTTGTGGCACTAGACGTGCTAGTGGCTTTCGTTTGGCTTTCAATACTCATTTACACGTGCAGTGCCATAAAAAGCGTTCGCAGAAACCGTTGTTTATCGCAAAATTGCAGTTCAACAATTTCCCGTTATCCACTTCACGATGTTCACTGGCTGTTGGTCGTGACATTGTTCCTGACTCACCTCGCTGATCTCGGAGACGTTCTACTCATTTGGCAGAATAACCCGTTGCAAATCGCTAAAGTGTCCGTTGTCGTGCCCATCAGCAACGCCCTCGTTGTCGTCTTATCCTGCGTTTACTTTGACCGTATCGAGGTGccaattttaaatcaaaaacatAAGGCTCTTCTGCAATTTTTAGCATGGCTTGtcgtcaaaacaaaagaaatcattggCAGCATCCCGTGAAAGTAAATGCTTTGAAAAGGATTCGAAAGGAAGTCCTTGACCTGTAAAGTTGTGGTCTGATTGCGGGGCTTGCGTTCGTTCATCATATGGCTTTCTGAATTGGTGGCGGGCAGGAAATTATCAGTCAGTGTGAGAGCGAGATCCTTCCTTTGAAGCGCGATTTTAATGATGCAATTCTTTAAAGTATATGTCAAGAAGGATATGTTTCGTATAGCCGGCCTTTTGGTTGTAGACCTCTTCATCAGACCATAACCGGTTCAAATGATAACATCCGGTTGGTTTCCATTGGCACtctctagttttctttttttcatctctaAGACCCTCAAAAATAGTGTCCGTCTACTTATTAAGATTTGTGTTACACTGAGTTGATTTACATTGATCATGTCTAAGATCTTTGAGAAACTCGATTTATTCCACGCCTAGTTTCATTGACAGATGACGGGATAGCCGGATAAGTCTTTTAGCATAATCCGATGAGCTAGTTAAATATGTGATGCAACAGAAGAGATTTTTATGTGAAAGACGAGGCACGTTCTTCACTGTGTCTAacactttcttttgtttactcATATTCAAGGTATGGCAGCGCGCTGCCTATTTGCTATGGCTATGTCCGCAGTGGCTGGCCGAAGCCATTCTCAATTTCGTTCGTTGGCGTCACTTTCACTTGGATTACACCAGAGATACGGACGCTGTTGGATCTGTCGCCATACAACTAGTCATAACGTGGATGAAAATTATGCTGGCCGTCTTTCTCTTCGTTGTCGACGCCACGACAGCACTACAGGTAAATGCACTCTGACTCACTGCACTGAAATTATTAAGGTATACCTCACGCGCATTGACCCACCGTGTCGCAATAACTTCCGGGACGCATATTATCACGAATGACAGTTCGATTGCAGCATCggaggaatttctttttttttttaatgttattcTTTCCCGCTTACGCTAGAGGTAAAACGAACGGTCTTAACGGGAATTCCACTGTAAGAATCTTGTATAGAATTCCAGATGTCCTCAAtagaatgttaaaaaaaacacgaaagcaaaaaaataatagtaataataataaaaatagaccAAGTAAAGATGTTGCGATCACATTAACTCGTACTATCTGACAAATGGCGCGTACCCTTGAAACCGTGAAATGTTTCTGAACCATGCAGAGGTTCAAATATGGCCATATCGTAAAGCTACCAAACATGGATTATCCTAGTGTGCTATTTCAAGACGCAACTTTCATTCCACgaaattttaacattttccaTGAAATGTTTATATTTGACCAAAAGAAGGGACCATCAACGGCTGGAACGGAATCAAAAGCAAAGGATATTCATCCACCTGATAAGGATACGATATCAAC carries:
- the LOC130700948 gene encoding LOW QUALITY PROTEIN: 3-oxoacyl-[acyl-carrier-protein] synthase, mitochondrial-like (The sequence of the model RefSeq protein was modified relative to this genomic sequence to represent the inferred CDS: inserted 2 bases in 1 codon) encodes the protein MKRVVVTGIGLVTPLGCGANNVWSAFLAGNVACXASEYVAPNEIRTMSPASLFALAASIEAVQDAGIGEFGDIRKRTGVAVGMGMSDLEYIIETANILKDRGPSKISPYFVPRILTNMAAGIISIKHGFKGPNHSVSTACATGAHSIGDATNFIRHGNATAMVCGGTESCISPLSMAGFSRLRALSTKHNDTPEKSSRPFDAQRDGFVMGEGAGIVFLEELDSALSRNAKIYAEILGYGTSGDASHLTAPSEDGRGAIQAMQNALTDAKLSDVDRVSYVNAHATSTPLGDAIEVGAINQVFSSHGQEKPWVSSMKGSLGHGQGAAGAVEAILAILALHHAILPPNLNLDNPDPSLLDLVRFTPSHLSHWPLEPGQHRRILLKNSFGFGGTNASLCIASFSP